In Metarhizium brunneum chromosome 3, complete sequence, a genomic segment contains:
- the mef1 gene encoding Elongation factor G produces MAPEEVQRLSKVRNIGIAAHIDSGKTTVTERVLFYTGRIKAIHEVRGKDAVGAKMDSMELEREKGITIQSAATFCDWKKKENGKEETYHFNLIDTPGHIDFTIEVERALRVLDGAVMILCAVSGVQSQTTTVDRQMKRYNVPRISFINKMDRMGANPWKAVEQINSKLKMPAAAIQIPIGAEDEFEGVVDLIEMKAIYFEGPRGTKVRSDIIPTALRELAAEKRQVLIEKLADVDDEIAEIFLEEQEPSNEQIKAAIRRATIARNFSPVLMGSALADKGVQPMLDAVCDYLPNPSQIENTALDKSKDEQVVKLVPYNSLPFVGLAFKLEENNYGQLTYIRVYQGTLTKGTYLFNSRTDKKVRVPRIVRMHSNEMEDVSEVGAGEICAVFGVDCASGDTFTDGGLPYTMSSMFVPDAVMSLSIKPKRTADADNFSKAMNRFQREDPTFRVHVDPESEETIISGMGELHLEVYVERLKREYKTECITGQPRVAYRETISRRAEFDYLLRRQSGGPGDFARVAGWIEPNETPEDNHYESQVVGGHIPDKFLTACAKGFDLTCEKGPLLGHRVIGTKMVINDGATHVTDSSDYAFSLATQMAFRKAFTDAGGQVLEPLMKTTITAPNEFQGNILMLMNKRNATIHDTEIGNEDFTLICDCSLNAMFGFSSQLRAATQGKGEFSMEFSHYAPAPPHLQKELIAKYEIELEAKRTK; encoded by the exons ATGGCACCCGAAGAGGTGCAGAGGCTCTCCAAAGTCAGAAATATAGGCATTGCG GCGCACATTGATAGTGGCAAGACAACGGTGACCGAACGGGTTCTTTTCTATACTGGTCGAATCAAGGCTATCCACGAGGTCAGGGGCAAAGACGCTGTTGGAGCGAAGATGGATTCTATGGAACTCGAAAGAGAAAAAGGGATCACTATTCAATCCGCGGCTACATTCTGTGActggaaaaaaaaggaaaatggcAAGGAAGAGACGTATCATTTCAACTTGATTGACACGCCTGGCCATATTGATTTTACGATTGAAGTTGAAAGAGCCCTTCGTGTCCTCGATGGTGCCGTCATGATTCTTTGTGCCGTCAGTGGCGTCCAGTCGCAGACCACAACCGTGGATCGTCAAATGAAGCGATACAATGTTCCTCGGATTTCGTTTATCAACAAGATGGATCGCATGGGTGCCAACCCATGGAAAGCCGTGGAGCAAATCAATTCTAAACTAAAAATGCCAGCTGCCGCAATCCAGATTCCAATTGGAGCTGAAGATGAGTTTGAAGGTGTTGTCGACTTGATCGAGATGAAGGCGATATATTTCGAAGGTCCCCGAGGAACCAAAGTCAGATCTGACATCATCCCTACCGCTTTGCGAGAACTCGCAGCAGAAAAACGCCAAGTACTCATTGAGAAATTGGCCGATGTTGATGACGAGATTGCGGAAATTTTTCTCGAGGAACAGGAGCCCAGCAATGAGCAGATCAAAGCAGCTATCCGACGGGCTACGATTGCACGCAACTTCTCACCCGTCTTGATGGGCTCCGCTCTGGCGGACAAGGGTGTACAGCCAATGCTTGATGCTGTTTGTGACTATCTACCAAATCCATCACAGATTGAGAATACCGCTCTCGATAAGTCGAAAGACGAACAAGTCGTCAAATTAGTTCCGTATAATTCGTTACCTTTCGTTGGGCTTGCGTTCAAGCTTGAAGAGAACAACTATGGACAGCTCACTTACATCCGGGTTTACCAAGGAACGCTCACCAAGGGAACGTATCTGTTTAACTCTCGAACGGACAAGAAAGTCCGAGTCCCCCGCATCGTCAGAATGCACTCCAACGAAATGGAAGATGTGTCTGAAGTTGGTGCAGGGGAAATCTGTGCGGTATTCGGGGTTGACTGCGCATCAGGAGACACGTTCACGGATGGAGGTCTGCCTTATACTATGTCGTCAATGTTTGTCCCTGATGCCGTCATGTCTCTATCCATCAAGCCAAAGCGAACCGCCGACGCAGACAATTTTAGTAAGGCTATGAATCGGTTTCAGCGTGAAGACCCGACGTTCCGAGTGCACGTGGACCCTGAAAGCGAAGAAACCATTATCTCTGGCATGGGCGAACTGCACCTTGAGGTCTACGTTGAGCGGTTAAAGCGTGAGTATAAGACAGAGTGTATCACTGGACAGCCACGTGTTGCCTATCGAGAGACAATTTCTCGTCGTGCGGAGTTCGATTACTTACTTCGCCGACAGAGTGGCGGTCCCGGTGACTTTGCCCGTGTGGCTGGATGGATTGAGCCAAATGAGACACCGGAGGACAACCATTATGAAAGCCAAGTTGTAGGCGGCCATATCCCAGATAAATTTCTAACAGCCTGCGCTAAGGGCTTCGACCTGACCTGTGAAAAAGGTCCTCTTCTTGGACACAGAGTTATCGGAACCAAAATGGTCATCAACGATGGTGCCACCCATGTCACGGATTCCTCTGATTATGCATTTAGTCTGGCGACACAGATGGCCTTTCGAAAGGCATTCACCGATGCGGGCGGCCAGGTTTTGGAGCCGTTGATGAAGACAACCATCACAGCACCTAATGAGTTTCAGGGCAACATTCTGATGCTCATGAATAAGAGAAATGCGACTATTCATGACACTGAAATTGGAAATGAGGATTTCACATTAATTTGTGACTGCAGTCTCAATGCCATGTTTGGTTTTAGTTCTCAATTAAGAGCTGCGACGCAAGGGAAAGGGGAGTTCAGCATGGAGTTCAGCCATTATGCCCCTGCCCCGCCTCATTTGCA GAAAGAACTAATCGCTAAATACGAGATTGAGCTCGAAGCGAAGAGAACGAAATAG
- the vioD gene encoding Capreomycidine synthase, producing MVPFKPFEVEQWMDTYENTPDVLNVAETCCSSISIDELSHFSDDKLNPLRIPTSLKLTYGPILGSPALRQRVAALCSDASRHCLTEDNVIITQGAINANFLVLYGLIGPGDHVVCAYPTYQQLYSVPASLGADVSLWALRPEAGYIPSVDDLSTLIRDNTKMIIINNPNNPTGAVIPSGILEKIAALAQEKGIILMSDEVYRPLFHNGHNDPSSPPPATALEYEKIIVTGSMSKAFALAGIRIGWVASRDRAILEKLIAARDYTTISVSQLDDHVACYALSLEVKDRLLERNVALAAKNLSLLKEFVDTHSDICHWTQPSAGTTAFIQFCLNGRPVEDVSFCKDLLQKTRILFCPGSLCFGGGKDFLGFVRVGYVCETAVLQEALAKLHKYVRQLVH from the exons ATGGTTCCCTTCAAGCCATTTGAGGTAGAGCAATGGATGGATACATACGAGAACACGCCAGACGTTTTGAACGTCGCTGAAACGTGCTGCTCTTCGATTTCTATTGACGAGCTCTCCCATTTCTCCGACGACAAGCTTAACCCTTTGCGCATACCGACATCTCTCAAACTTACGTATGGCCCCATTCTAGGATCTCCAGCCTTGCGACAGAGAGTCGCCGCTCTGTGCAGCGACGCCAGTCGACATTGCTTGACCGAGGATAATGTCATAATAACACAAGGTGCCATAAACGCAAACTTCCTTGTTCTATATGGCCTGATCGGGCCTGGAGATCATGTTGTCTGCGCCTACCCAACCTATCAGCAGTTATATTCTGTCCCAGCTAGCCTTGGAGCTGATGTATCCTTGTGGGCTCTGCGGCCAGAGGCTGGCTATATCCCTAGTGTTGATGACCTGAGTACTCTCATTCGGGACAATACCAAG ATGATTATTATCAACAATCCAAACAACCCAACTGGTGCAGTAATTCCCAGCGGAATACTAGAGAAGATCGCCGCCTTGGCCCAAGAGAAGGGTATCATTCTCATGTCAGACGAGGTGTATCGTCCCCTATTTCACAACGGACATAACGACCCTAGTTCTCCGCCTCCAGCCACCGCCTTGGAGTATGAGAAAATTATAGTTACTGGGTCCATGTCGAAAGCATTCGCACTGGCGGGAATAAGGATAGGCTGGGTCGCTTCGAGAGACCGGGCTATCTTGGAAAAGCTGATCGCTGCTCGGGACTACACAACCATCAGCGTGTCTCAACTAGACGATCACGTTGCCTGTTATGCGTTGTCATTGGAAGTTAAGGATCGATTATTGGAGCGCAATGTTGCTTTAGCAGCGAAAAATTTATCCCTCCTGAAAGAATTTGTTGACACTCATAGTGATATTTGTCATTGGACACAACCCTCTGCGGGGACCACAGCATTCATTCAGTTTTGTCTCAACGGTCGGCCCGTTGAAGACGTATCATTTTGCAAAGACCTCCTTCAGAAGACTCGGATTCTGTTCTGCCCAGGCTCGCTTTGCTTCGGTGGCGGCAAAGATTTCCTTGGGTTTGTACGAGTGGGGTATGTCTGTGAGACTGCAGTGCTGCAGGAGGCTTTGGCGAAGCTACATAAGTACGTTAGACAGCTGGTGCACTGA
- the MRPS8 gene encoding 37S ribosomal protein S8 translates to MPSVLNIAHMCSHLQNASKARLGLTSISNNKYNLHLALALHRSGFFSSVYRSGPQPPTAEQMISQPPERVTTANVAKMRIWLGLKYWDGKPVLSKATMISKPSRLMTADIKELGRLTRGFPAKLKGGVVPGLNLGECIFVATSRGVLEAREALARKVGGLLICRIS, encoded by the coding sequence ATGCCCTCCGTTCTCAATATAGCGCACATGTGCTCCCACCTCCAAAATGCATCCAAAGCCCGCCTAGGCCTCAcgtccatctccaacaacaaATACAACCTACACCTCGCGCTCGCTCTTCACCGCTcaggcttcttctcgtccgTTTACCGATCCGGTCCCCAGCCCCCTACTGCAGAGCAAATGATTTCACAACCACCAGAGAGGGTCACAACTGCCAACGTAGCCAAGATGAGGATATGGCTGGGCCTCAAGTACTGGGATGGGAAACCGGTGTTGTCGAAAGCAACTATGATCAGCAAGCCCTCCAGGTTGATGACTGCCGATATTAAGGAGTTGGGAAGATTGACAAGAGGATTTCCAGCGAAATTGAAGGGTGGTGTAGTTCCGGGTCTAAATTTAGGGGAGTGCATATTCGTGGCCACATCAAGGGGAGTCCTGGAAGCGAGGGAAGCATTGGCAAGGAAGGTAGGCGGTTTGCTGATCTGTAGGATATCATGA
- the nic-3 gene encoding Kynurenine 3-monooxygenase, giving the protein MSATQKTVVVGAGPVGSLAALFAAQRGHEVEVYELRPDLRNPGTIPLNFTKSINLAISERGINAMRSAGHPSLLKTVMTGTIPMRGRMIHGKSPLGDLYEHAQDYDAKGRAIYAIDRSGLNEKLLNVLDSMPNVKLFFNHKLTGADFRARRAWFEARDVDVSPNGRPREIEISFDLMIGADGAHSAVRYHMMKFTRMDYQQEYIDTLWCEFRIEPQEALSHGENGAKFQISQNHLHIWPGRDFMFIAIPSEDGSFTSTLFLPSKQFAELENNPAQLPSFFDQNFPGVTDLIPRESLISSFQSNPHLPLISLKCRPYHYSSSGVIVGDAAHAMVPFYGQGMNAGMEDVRILFSIFDKHNEMLENNNSLVEGHKSSPMSMSSRAEALAEYSDIRAPDAYAINELALQNYVEMRSSVLSMRYRLRKFLEEFMSVNFPNFGWQTKYSRVSFSNQGYSDIVRQSDHQGRILMRVFAACVTGPVATAFLIFGYQYRKPLLSTAAGILGLN; this is encoded by the exons ATGTCTGCTACACAGAAGACAGTCGTCGTTGGGGCTGGGCCTGTCGGCTCTCTGGCTGCTTTATTTGCCGCTCAGCGTGGTCATGAAGTTGAGGTCTATGAACTACGCCCAG ATTTGCGCAATCCCGGAACAATTCCCTTGAACTTCACAAAGTCAATCAACTTGGCCATATCAGAACGTGGCATCAACGCAATGCGGAGTGCCGGCCATCCCAGTCTACTCAAAACAGTAATGACCGGCACTATTCCAATGCGAGGTCGCATGATCCACGGCAAGAGTCCATTGGGCGATCTCTATGAACATGCTCAAGACTACGATGCAAAAGGGCGT GCCATATATGCCATTGATAGATCCGGACTAAACGAGAAACTTCTCAACGTCCTAGACTCCATGCCGAACGTCAAATTGTTTTTCAACCACAAGCTGACTGGAGCTGATTTTCGCGCGCGGCGAGCTTGGTTCGAAGCCCGCGACGTAGATGTATCCCCTAATGGTCGCCCAAGGGAAATTGAGATTTCGTTCGATCTCATGATTGGCGCCGACGGAGCCCATTCCGCAGTGAGGTACCACATGATGAAGTTTACGAGAATGGATTATCAACAGGAATACATCGATACCCTTTGGTGCGAGTTCCGCATCGAGCCGCAGGAAGCGCTATCACACGGGGAGAATGGGGCAAAATTTCAGATCTCACAAAACCATTTACATATTTGGCCGGGTCGGGACTTCATGTTTATTGCTATCCCAAGCGAG GATGGATCGTTTACAAGCACCCTCTTCCTTCCTAGCAAGCAGTTTGCTGAATTGGAAAACAACCCAGCTCAGCTTCCGTCTTTCTTTGACCAAAATTTTCCAGGAGTAACCGACCTCATTCCCAGAGAAAGCCTCATATCATCGTTTCAGTCAAACCCCCATCTACCACTAATCAGCCTTAAATGTCGTCCGTATCACTACAGCTCCTCTGGGGTCATCGTTGGAGACGCAGCCCACGCAATGGTGCCTTTTTACGGACAAGGCATGAACGCGGGAATGGAAGATGTTCGTATCCTTTTCTCCATATTCGACAAGCATAACGAGATGCTTGAGAACAACAATTCCCTTGTCGAGGGTCACAAATCATCTCCCATGTCTATGTCTTCGAGGGCTGAGGCATTGGCGGAGTATTCGGATATTCGTGCACCAGACGCATATGCTATCAACGAACTGGCCTTGCAAAACTATGTTGAAATGAGGTCTTCGGTGCTATCCATGCGTTATAGACTGCGGAAATTCTTGGAGGAGTTTATGAGTGTTAACTTTCCAAACTTTGGTTGGCAAACGAAATACTCTAGAGTCAGCTTCAGTAACCAAGGTTACAGCGATATTGTGAGGCAGAGCGACCACCAGGGTCGAATACTTATGCGGGTATTTGCTGCGTGCGTCACAGGTCCTGTCGCCACTGCATTCTTGATTTTTGGATATCAATATAGGAAGCCTCTGCTTTCCACGGCAGCCGGGATCTTAGGTTTGAACTAG
- the lys12 gene encoding Homoisocitrate dehydrogenase, with the protein MSVRTLRIGLIPGDGIGKEVIPAGRRVLEALPSYLNLNFEFVNLKAGFEAFEQTGTALPEATVNVLRNECDGALFGAVSSPTHAVKGYSSPIVALRKRLDLYANVRPVKTVMTAPKPIDMVIVRENTEDLYVKQEKTFDGPDGKVAEAIKRISEKASLRIAAMAGEIAVRRDRIRQSGAASIHKKPLVTITHKSNVLSQTDGLFREASKRALADPKFATVKVEEQIVDSMVYKLFRQPEDYDVIVAPNLYGDILSDGAAALVGSLGLVPSANVGEGFAIGEPCHGSAPDIMGKGVANPIATLRSAALMLEFLDEPAAAAKIYAAVDANLEEGELLSPDLGGSATTEQVVEDILKKL; encoded by the exons ATGTCTGTCCGTACACTACGAATAG GCCTCATCCCTGGTGACGGGATTGGCAAAGAAGTCATTCCAGCGGGTCGTCGGGTCCTGGAGGCCCTGCCCAGCtacctcaacctcaacttCGAATTTGTCAACCTCAAAGCCGGCTTCGAAGCCTTCGAGCAGACCGGAACGGCCCTACCAGAAGCCACTGTCAATGTCCTTCGAAATGAGTGCGATGGTGCACTCTTTGGTGCGGTCAGCTCGCCAACTCATGCTGTCAAAGGTTACTCGTCACCTATAGTCGCCCTCCGCAAACGTCTCGACCTGTATGCCAATGTTCGTCCTGTTAAGACTGTTATGACTGCCCCCAAGCCTATTGACATGGTCATTGTCCGCGAAAACACGGAAGATTTGTATGTCAAGCAGGAGAAGACTTTTGATGGCCCTGACGGCAAGGTCGCAGAAGCGATTAAGCGCATTTCAGAGAAGGCTTCGCTTCGAATTGCCGCTATGGCTGGTGAGATTGCTGTTCGGCGCGATAGAATCAGGCAGTCGGGAGCCGCCAGTATTCACAAAAAGCCTCTTGTGACCATCACTCACAAATCGAATGTACTCTCCCAGACCGACGGCTTATTCCGCGAAGCCTCTAAGCGGGCGCTCGCCGATCCGAAATTTGCTACTGTCAAGGTAGAAGAGCAAATTGTTGATTCCATGGTGTACAAGCTCTTCCGCCAGCCAGAGGATTACGATGTCATTGTCGCTCCTAACCTCTACGGGGACATTTTATCTGACGGAGCTGCTGCGTTAGTCGGTAGCTTGGGCCTTGTCCCAAGCGCCAACGTTGGCGAGGGTTTTGCCATCGGAGAGCCCTGTCATGGCAGCGCGCCAGATATCATGGGCAAGGGTGTCGCAAACCCTATTGCTACATTGAGAAGTGCCGCACTGATGCTTGAGTTTCTGGACGaacccgctgctgctgcaaagATTTATGCGGCCGTTGATGCTAATTTGGAGGAGGGTGAACTTCTTAGCCCAGATTTAGGAGGCTCGGCAACTACGGAGCAAGTGGTTGAGGATATTCTCAAGAAGTTATAG
- the AB5G gene encoding ABC transporter G family member: MVETGNGGVCYQNGEVVRNNHQICKVTNRKITDLLGEQRPEVTFTCQKDERACDFQFWVDAVESFYCNLSDCDSNAEFGDTKNTTAYNCDKIRCSCIPERMLCGKDGSIDLSDFLDQAIRGPGGFQCTQKNGGAHDCAFKEPEMDKLIRSLIGDSSILLDCQAGECLHETQVPGYTRPVKQINTPLIAGVIAICALFVVAIIIITWILSRRKLRYGAIRLEDSDDETTKLMAEHKPATLYFENISYQMNGKSILSGIQGLCHPGEVTAIMGASGAGKTTFLDILARKNKRGVVEGDVYINGEKVGSSEYKNVIGFVDQEDTMLPTLTVHETILNSALLRLPRDMSRTVKEQRVFDVEKELGIYHIRDSLIGSEEGKGRGISGGEKRRVGIACELVTSPSILFLDEPTSGLDSFNAYNVIECLVTLAKSYQRTVVFTIHQPRSNIVALFDRLILLARGKTVFSGPFAQCQPYFDSIGYECPQGFNIADYLVDLTMHAGRRVSIDDGTVAIDTVSVGPSSTKAVKSIASISGNSTGEDSFAEPSASPRPRNFRRDSIRQRQERQLFTRRKQTIDTAASSDAGGDEAGNYKLQLNPTNALLSQTRDDLHDLPPAAVSGSDLDLMTRAFSQSQIAQTTHQEIRQAVIGAAQANGSNANSHSEDGPSTTLSAVGRGYARVGYLGQFTILSQRTWKNLYRDPMLMLTHYAIAIILAVFSGYLFYGLTDDIPGFQNRLGLFFFLLALFGFSTLTSLNVFSAERLLFLRERANGYYSPITYFTAKVLFDIIPLRIVPPILMGSIIYPMTGLVPDSSHFFRFMLVLVLFNLAAAAVCLFVGILCKNGSVANLIGSLIMLFSLLFAGFLLNHDATPPGALWLQSVSIFHYGFESLIVNEVVELTLVDKKYGLDITVPGAAILSSFGFDNGALWSDIRNLGIFAITFIILAYAAMHFLLVEKR, from the exons ATGGTAGAAACCGGAAATGGTGGCGTCTGCTATCAAAATGGAGAGGTTGTACGAAATAACCACCAAATTTGCAAAGTCACCAACAGGAAAATCACGGATCTCCTCGGTGAACAACGACCTGAAGTAACTTTTACTTGCCAGAAAGACGAAAGGGCATGCGATTTTCAAT TTTGGGTCGACGCTGTCGAATCATTTTATTGCAATCTAAGCGATTGCGATTCAAATGCCGAGTTTGGGGACACTAAGAACACAACTGCCTACAACTGCGATAAAATTCGATGTAGCTGCATCCCAGAGCGCATGCTGTGTGGCAAGGACGGGTCAATAGATCTGAGCGATTTTCTCGACCAGGCAATTCGCGGCCCTGGAGGTTTTCAATGCACCCAAAAGAACGGCGGCGCTCACGACTGCGCCTTTAAAGAGCCGGAGATGGACAAACTGATCCGCAGCCTTATTGGCGATTCTAGCATCCTGCTTGATTGCCAGGCTGGAGAATGTTTGCATGAGACCCAGGTTCCAGGTTACACAAGACCAGTTAAGCAAATCAACACACCTCTTATTGCCGGGGTTATCGCTATTTGCGCACTTTTTGTTGTGGCTATCATCATCATAACATGGATTCTATCGCGGCGGAAGCTGAGATACGGTGCTATTCGCCTGGAAGACTCCGATGACGAAACAACCAAACTCATGGCTGAGCACAAGCCCGCTACGTTATATTTTGAAAACATCTCATATCAAATGAATGGCAAGTCTATTCTCAGTGGCATTCAAGGACTATGTCACCCTGGTGAGGTAACAGCAATTATGGGCGCTTCTGGCGCCGGAAAGACGACCTTCCTGGATATTCTCGCTCGCAAGAACAAGCGTGGCGTAGTAGAAGGCGACGTCTATATTAATGGCGAGAAGGTTGGCAGCTCAGAGTACAAAAATGTTATTGGGTTCGTCGACCAAGAGGATACCATGCTCCCTACGCTCACCGTTCATGAGACAATTCTGAACAGTGCGCTCTTGCGACTGCCTCGCGATATGAGTCGCACGGTCAAAGAGCAGAGAGTCTTCGACGTAGAGAAAGAACTCGGAATATACCATATTCGGGATTCACTGATTGGGTCCGAAGAGGGCAAGGGGCGCGGTATCTCTGGTGGTGAGAAGCGCCGCGTCGGCATAGCGTGTGAACTGGTCACGAGTCCGTCTATTCTCTTCCTTGACGAGCCAACGAGCGGTTTAGATTCTTTCAACGCCTACAATGTTATCGAGTGTCTTGTTACTCTGGCAAAGAGTTATCAACGCACAGTTGTATTTACGATCCACCAACCACGATCTAACATTGTGGCTTTGTTCGACCGTCTTATTCTGTTGGCGCGAGGCAAAACAGTTTTTTCCGGCCCTTTTGCACAGTGCCAACCGTATTTTGACTCTATAGGCTACGAATGTCCTCAGGGTTTCAACATAGCCGATTATCTAGTCGACCTCACTATGCATGCCGGCCGAAGAGTTTCCATCGACGACGGGACTGTGGCGATAGATACGGTTAGTGTCGGCCCCAGCAGCACAAAAGCAGTAAAGTCGATAGCAAGTATTTCGGGAAACAGCACGGGAGAAGATAGCTTTGCAGAACCGTCAGCATCACCCAGGCCGAGAAACTTCCGCCGGGACTCGATccggcaacggcaagaacGCCAGTTATTCACTCGACGAAAGCAAACTATTGACACTGCAGCCTCTTCCGATGCCGGCGGAGATGAGGCGGGCAACTATAAGCTTCAGCTGAATCCCACAAACGCGCTATTGTCGCAAACAAGAGATGACCTACATGATCTCCCCCCCGCCGCCGTATCAGGCTCCGACCTTGATCTCATGACACGGGCATTTTCCCAGTCTCAAATAGCACAAACGACTCATCAGGAAATCCGTCAAGCAGTAATAGGTGCGGCTCAAGCTAATGGGTCGAATGCCAACAGCCACAGCGAAGATGGGCCTAGCACTACGCTCAGTGCTGTTGGCCGAGGTTACGCACGTGTGGGATACTTGGGACAATTCACGATTCTTTCGCAGAGAACTTGGAAAAACCTCTATCGGGATCCGATGCTCATGCTTACACATTATGCAATAGCCATAATTCTAGCCGTTTTCTCAGGATACCTCTTCTACGGTCTAACAGATGACATTCCAGGCTTTCAGAATCGTCTTGGCCtattcttctttcttctagCCTTGTTTGGATTCAGCACTCTAACTAGTTTAAATGTATTCTCAGCGGAGCGGTTACTGTTTCTGCGTGAGCGAGCAAACGGTTACTACTCTCCGATCACATATTTCACCGCCAAAGTTCTATTTGACATAATTCCGCTGAGAATTGTTCCACCAATCCTCATGGGATCGATTATTTATCCGATGACTGGGCTAGTGCCTGATTCATCACATTTCTTCAGATTTATGTTAGTTTTGGTGCTCTTCAatctggctgctgctgccgtctGCTTGTTCGTTGGTATCCTATGCAAAAATGGAAGTGTTGCGAACTTGATTGGAAGTTTGATTATGCTTTTCAGCCTTCTTTTCGCCGGATTTCTTCTCAATCACGATGCGACACCTCCTGGGGCATTATGGCTTCAGTCAGTTTCAATCTTCCACTACGGATTTGAGTCACTCATAGTTAATGAGGTTGTCGAGTTGACCCTAGTCGACAAGAAATATGGACTTGACATCACCGTGCCTGGCGCTGCTATTTTGAGTTCTTTCGGCTTCGACAATGGTGCCTTGTGGTCAGACATTCGCAATTTAGGCATCTTTGCTATAACCTTCATAATCCTGGCATATGCGGCGATGCATTTCCTGCTTGTGGAGAAACGATGA